A portion of the Sphingobacterium spiritivorum genome contains these proteins:
- a CDS encoding winged helix-turn-helix transcriptional regulator yields the protein MEKKIYDANSCIMTGFFGMIGGKWKAVILYLVEQDRNRFSLLLEAMPGISKKVLTEQLRELEDDGLLKREVLVVKAPMVVLYSLSEKGKSLRKLIDGIITWTAEQA from the coding sequence ATGGAGAAAAAGATATACGATGCCAATTCATGTATAATGACCGGTTTTTTCGGGATGATAGGAGGGAAGTGGAAAGCTGTGATCCTTTATCTTGTCGAGCAGGACAGAAACAGATTTAGCCTGCTGCTGGAAGCCATGCCTGGCATCAGTAAAAAAGTATTGACAGAACAGTTGCGAGAGCTTGAAGATGACGGATTGCTTAAACGAGAGGTGTTGGTCGTTAAAGCACCTATGGTTGTACTGTATTCTCTTTCTGAAAAAGGAAAGTCTTTACGAAAATTAATTGACGGAATTATCACGTGGACTGCAGAACAGGCTTAG
- a CDS encoding HIT family protein: MSTLFSKIVAGEIPAHKVAESIDYLAFLDIQPLTRGHVLVIPKRETDYIFDISDDEYMGLWIFAKIVAQGIKKVFPCRKVGIAVVGLEVNHAHIHLIPLNAVHDMNFEKPKLSLPDEELAKIAEDIREAIASVTNSN; the protein is encoded by the coding sequence ATGTCAACTCTATTTTCGAAGATTGTTGCAGGTGAAATCCCTGCACACAAGGTTGCGGAGAGTATTGATTACCTGGCTTTTTTGGATATTCAGCCTTTGACCCGAGGTCATGTATTGGTGATTCCAAAACGCGAAACCGATTACATCTTTGATATTTCTGATGATGAGTATATGGGCCTGTGGATCTTTGCTAAGATTGTTGCACAGGGTATAAAAAAAGTTTTTCCTTGCCGTAAAGTTGGAATTGCTGTTGTTGGTCTGGAAGTAAATCACGCACACATTCATCTGATTCCACTAAATGCCGTTCATGATATGAATTTTGAAAAGCCAAAACTAAGCCTGCCTGATGAGGAACTGGCAAAAATAGCAGAGGACATAAGAGAAGCAATTGCGAGTGTTACAAACAGTAACTAA
- a CDS encoding DedA family protein: MQEFLLSFQQLMDAEHLLSSGGFYLVVLIVFAETGLFFGFFLPGDYLLFLAGLFCALNKVDVSIETMYFGILLAGIAGNFAGYWFGYRTGPMLFKRKDSWIFKRKYIIMAEEFYQKYGGTALIIGRFVPIIRTFAPIFAGVVKLDFKKFVIYNVFGAFLWVTLLTLSGYFLGVKFPGIINYVEYIIVGMIAIAFLPIVIALLKRAIKNRKNKTTDKQ; the protein is encoded by the coding sequence ATGCAAGAGTTTTTGTTGTCATTTCAACAATTAATGGACGCTGAACATTTACTGAGTTCAGGAGGTTTCTATTTAGTTGTATTGATCGTTTTTGCCGAGACAGGATTGTTCTTTGGTTTTTTCCTTCCGGGAGATTATTTATTGTTTTTAGCCGGCCTTTTCTGTGCTTTGAATAAAGTTGATGTTAGTATTGAAACCATGTATTTTGGAATTTTGCTGGCAGGTATAGCCGGTAATTTTGCCGGATATTGGTTTGGTTACCGAACGGGGCCTATGCTCTTTAAACGAAAGGATTCGTGGATTTTCAAGCGTAAGTACATTATAATGGCGGAAGAGTTTTACCAAAAATATGGTGGAACCGCTTTAATTATAGGAAGGTTTGTTCCGATTATTCGTACATTTGCACCCATATTTGCGGGTGTAGTTAAGCTCGATTTTAAGAAATTTGTTATTTATAATGTATTTGGAGCCTTTTTATGGGTTACCTTATTGACATTATCCGGATACTTTCTGGGTGTCAAATTTCCGGGAATCATTAATTATGTCGAGTACATTATCGTAGGGATGATAGCTATTGCTTTCCTTCCTATTGTAATTGCACTCCTGAAAAGGGCAATAAAAAACAGAAAAAATAAAACAACAGATAAACAGTAA
- a CDS encoding inorganic diphosphatase, which produces MSTQNPWHQVSPGSNMPESVNAIIEISNGSKGKYELDKESGLLILDRVMSSAVTYPANYGFIPQTYCDDKDPLDILVICSVDIMPMSLVEAKIIGVMNMVDGGEQDDKIIAVAKNDPVMNYINNIEELPPHTMKEIVQFFETYKALENKQVVVEGVQGREKAQEILLESLELYKQTFVNK; this is translated from the coding sequence ATGAGTACACAAAACCCTTGGCATCAGGTCTCTCCTGGAAGTAATATGCCGGAATCAGTCAATGCAATTATTGAGATCTCTAACGGATCAAAAGGAAAATATGAGCTTGATAAAGAAAGTGGTCTGCTAATTTTGGATCGTGTAATGAGTTCTGCAGTTACCTATCCTGCTAACTACGGCTTTATTCCTCAGACATATTGTGATGATAAGGATCCTTTGGATATCCTGGTCATCTGTTCAGTAGATATTATGCCAATGAGTCTGGTTGAAGCTAAGATAATCGGTGTAATGAATATGGTCGATGGAGGTGAACAGGATGACAAAATCATCGCTGTTGCCAAAAATGATCCTGTAATGAATTACATTAATAATATTGAAGAACTTCCTCCTCATACGATGAAGGAAATTGTACAGTTCTTTGAAACATACAAGGCTTTGGAAAATAAACAAGTAGTGGTAGAAGGTGTGCAAGGTCGTGAGAAAGCGCAGGAAATCTTGTTGGAAAGTCTTGAGTTGTACAAGCAAACATTTGTTAACAAATAA